The Candidatus Micrarchaeia archaeon sequence ACGTGAAGGGCCTTGGCCCAGGATGCGCCGAACTGGAATTCGAGGAAAGGAAAAGCGAGCCCATAATCGCGTTCATGATGGACAAGACGGACCCGGGCGCGTTCAATCTCCCGATATACAAGATGTTCGCGGACCCGTTCAACACCGTGGGGCTCATAATAGACCCTAACATGGTGAACGGCTTCACGTTCGAAGTGTGGGACATATACGAGAACAAGAAGGTACTGCTGAATGCTCCGGAGGAGCTTTACGCGCTCCTCGCGCTGATAGGGACCAAGAGCAAGTACATAATCAAGAGGGTTTACCCGCGCGCGGGCAACAAAGTGCCCGAGAACGAGGCTGTCGCCGCGATAAGCACAGACAAGCTGTTCCTGATTGCCGGCGATTACGTGGGAAAAGACGACCCGGTGGCGCTCGTGCGCTGCCAATCCGGGCTCCCTTCCCAAGGAGAGATTCTCGAGCCGTTCGCGTTCCCCCACTTGGTTGCAGGATGGATGCGCGGCTCGCACAACGGGCCTATACTCCCGGTGGGGATGAAGGATTCCATGACCTCAAGGTTCGACGGCCCGACCCGCGTGGTGGGGCTCGGCTTCCAGGTAGCGAACGGAAAACTCGTGGGCCCTGTGGATTTGCTCGGCGACATCGCGTTCGACAACGCGAGGAGAAAGGCGCTCAAAATCGCGGATTACATGCGCAGGCACGGCCCGTTCGAGCCCCACAGGCTCTCCGAGCACGAGATGGAATACACATCCATGCCGAAAGTGATGGAAAAACTCAGGAACAGGTTCGCGAAAATAGAAAAATAGCCGGGGCAGGGCTATTCCAGGAGCCCGGCAATCGCCTTTCCTATTTTCCCTTTT is a genomic window containing:
- the fbp gene encoding fructose-1,6-bisphosphate aldolase/phosphatase, giving the protein MKTTITLIKADIGGFTGHSDVHPRLIESAQKSLEAGKKKGIILDYYVGKVGDDLQLLMSHDKGVDNKDVHALAWDTFVSGTAIAKELKLYGAGQDLLADAFSGNVKGLGPGCAELEFEERKSEPIIAFMMDKTDPGAFNLPIYKMFADPFNTVGLIIDPNMVNGFTFEVWDIYENKKVLLNAPEELYALLALIGTKSKYIIKRVYPRAGNKVPENEAVAAISTDKLFLIAGDYVGKDDPVALVRCQSGLPSQGEILEPFAFPHLVAGWMRGSHNGPILPVGMKDSMTSRFDGPTRVVGLGFQVANGKLVGPVDLLGDIAFDNARRKALKIADYMRRHGPFEPHRLSEHEMEYTSMPKVMEKLRNRFAKIEK